GAACATGATTATGATAATATAATTGAAATGGAACTAAATAATAGGAAAAAATATAATTATCCGCCATATTCTGATTTAATAATTTTTATTTTTTCAAATGCAAAGGAAGAAATCGCTTTAAAAAATTCTACGGATTTTTATGATTTGTTAGAAAATGAAAGTTTGAATGCTGAAATTCTTGAACCTACAGAACCATTAATACCTAAATTAAGAGGAGAGTATAGGTATCAAGTAATAGTTAAAGGAAATGTTGATAAGGAAAAATTCTATAATATTATCTCTAGATACTCAAAAAAAATGTATGTTTATGTAAATCCCCCGACTACATTATTGTAAACAAATATTGGAATAAAGCATTGCTTTATTCCAATATTTTAATTTCAAACTCTGCCCTTGCTAATATTTCATATTTTCCATTTTCTTTCCAAATTTCTCCATATATCATAATTTCTTTTCCTTTTAAGTCAAATAAATTCAAATTATTAAAGAATGCATTATATTCATCTCTTCTAATACTAATATAAAATCTATCACTATCAGAATAAATTTTATAAAAAGAACCAGAACTAATTACGTTAGCAACTTTAAATTTTACATTTCTAATTTTTCCTATATCTTCATCTGTTAAATTAATATCTTCTATAATTCTACTACTATCATCAAAATATTTAAAAATACCTTTTCTATCCTGAAAAGCTTTTTTATAAGCTTCTATAAAATCATCTTTATGCTTAGATGTATCAGAATAAAAAAGTGGTCTAGCATATCCGTTTTCCATAATCTCTTTATTTAGAAAATGCATTTTCCCATCTTTTCCTTTATAATATACATAAGCCAATAATCTATCATAGTTTCCGTATTTTTCATTATCAAAATCTAAATAAACATAAGACTTTTTTGCATTTTCTGTATATATTTTATTTCTTGTAAACCAATAAGCTTTATCGCCTAATTCACCTAAAGGTTTATCTCCGCTGTGAGTTTCAGGAGTGTCAATTCCTATAAGTCTTACAGATATTTCTTCACCGTTATCATATATTTTTATAGTATCTCCATCAACAACTCTACTTACATAATATGATTTATCAAAAGTTAGTGAATTATTTATCTGTTGTTTCGAACAAGAACTGATTAATAGTAATGAGAGTAAAATAAATAAGATTAGAATACTTTTTTTATACATTGTTACAATACACCTCCTCATTTTTTATGTTATAATGTTATGTTAAAGTCATAGCAACATATTATATCATAAAATTTTTTAGATTTAAATAGGAGGGGTGTTTTATGAAAAAAGTCGCTTTTTTATTTTTGTTTTTACTTGTCATTGTTATGACATTTGCTGCATTTTCAGGTACTAAGTTTTCAGTTTTGGGTATCTATACAGTTAATTTGGACGATCCAGGTAGCTACGTTGATGTTTTTCCAATAACATATTTTGATATTGGATTAACTGACAACTTATCGCTAAGATTTAATGATTATATAACTTTAGATTCTTCAGTATTAACATATGATATTGGAAATAAAACTTATGAGTTTAAATTACCTAGATATTATTATTTGCAATATAAAATAGGATATGATATTTTACTTATGTTTGGTAAATTTAAATTTAGAGATTATCCATATGATTTAAGATCTGATTTTTCATTTAGAGTTGGTGGATTTAGAGATGATTTAGGAGATAAAGATTATACTTTGAATCCTATGAATATGGCAATAGGCGGTTATATAAAACCTTTTGGAGAAATAAAATTTGGTGGAGCATATGATTTAGAAAATAAATCTATTTATGCTTATGCTGGTTTGGATGCAAGATATACAAAGTATATGTTCTATTTATCTCAAGATAATAGATTTGATAAATTATCCGCATCATTTGCAGGGTATAATTCAATAAAATGGAGCAGAAAACTTATTACTCAATTATATTATGGTATAGGATATGCTATACCTTCAACCATTGATTCTATTTCTGAAATAACAAATAATATTTCAGATTTAGTTAAAATATTACCATTACCTAAAATTGCTTTAGGTGGAAAGATAAACTATTATCCACTTTATTTAAAAGGATTGATTTATTATAATATGGATGAAAATAATGAAAATATATATTATTTAGATGTAGATGCAGCAACTAATGATCCATCTAATAAAAAATGGTTGTATGAGGCAAGGTTTGGATATTATTTACCAAAGCCTTGGACTTTAGAATTATT
The window above is part of the Marinitoga litoralis genome. Proteins encoded here:
- a CDS encoding thermonuclease family protein; protein product: MYKKSILILFILLSLLLISSCSKQQINNSLTFDKSYYVSRVVDGDTIKIYDNGEEISVRLIGIDTPETHSGDKPLGELGDKAYWFTRNKIYTENAKKSYVYLDFDNEKYGNYDRLLAYVYYKGKDGKMHFLNKEIMENGYARPLFYSDTSKHKDDFIEAYKKAFQDRKGIFKYFDDSSRIIEDINLTDEDIGKIRNVKFKVANVISSGSFYKIYSDSDRFYISIRRDEYNAFFNNLNLFDLKGKEIMIYGEIWKENGKYEILARAEFEIKILE